The region GAATACGCGCTGGCGAAGGCGACGAGCATGATGAAGAGCGCGGGCCAGGTGAAGGAGATCGAGAAGTCGAAGAAGGAAGAGGAGAATATCAACAAAGAGATCGAGAACCTCAAGAAAAAGCTTAATAACGAGAAAAAGTAACGGGCGGGTTTTCTTCCGCTTGAAAAATGGAGAGAGAAGACGTAGTTTAAGGGCAGTCAGGATGAAAATCTTTGAAAAGAAAGCGCAGGGGGTCTTATGAAGTTGAGTGTCCAGGCAATGCTGCTTGCGGTGGCCGTTTTCGCTGCCGGCCCGTGGGCGGCGCCCAGGAAGATCGTTGTTCCCGCCAACGCGCCGACCATCCAGAAAGCGCTTGACGAAGCGGATGAGGGAGACACCGTGTTCGTGAGCAACGGCACGTACAAGGAAAGCATCGTGATGAAGGACAACGTCGTGCTCGAGGGCCAGGACGCGGAGAAGACCATCATCCACGGCAATGCCAGCAAGCCGGTGGTCGAGGGAGCAAACCGAGCGGTGATCAGGAACTTCACCATCGAGCACGGGAGCACGGGCATCATCTGCAAGAACACCAACCCCGTCATCGAGCACAACATCGTCCGCAGCAACCGCACCGGCGTCCACGCGCTCATCTCGCTGCCCGAAATCAAGAACAACATCATCTACGGCAACGAATGGACCGGCCTGTACTGCGAGCTGATCACCAACTCGCAACGCACGTCCATCGACCACAATTTCATCGGCGAGAACAACTACAGCGGCATCATGCTGGCGCACAAGAGCGAGGTGCTGATCCAGAACACGATCCTGTTCAACAACAAGCAGTACGGCATCTACGTCAACGAGGACTCGAAGCGCTCGCGCATCGTATATAACGACTTTTGGGGCAACCGCAACTCCTACAATATGTACGCGGTGATCAACGAGACCAACATCGCCAAAGACCCGGGCCTGAACGAGATGGGCGTCAAGGACTTCTCCTTTGCCGATTTCGGCGGCAAAAACTATCCGCTCGCGGGGCTGGGTAAGAGCGGCGGCGACATCGGCCCCATGTCGGAGGCGGCGCTTAACAGAATGCGCATCGATACGGACGGCGACGGCATCCCCGACGACGTCGACCAGTGTCCCGATGTCCCCGAAGACAGGGACGGGTTCCAGGACGAGGACGGCTGTCCCGATTTCGACAACGACAACGACGGCATCTACGACGCGCAGGACAAGTGCCCCAACGAACCCGAGGACTACGACGGCTACCAGGACGAGGACGGGTGCCCTGATCCCGACAACGACGGCGACGGCATCCCCGACAAGCTTGACAAATGCCCCAACATCCCCGAGGACATAGACGGGTACGAGGATGACGACGGCTGCCCTGACGGCGGCGGCCCAGGCAAGATGCCCGCCACCGGCGCGGCACCGGCAAAGACCGGGGTGACGGCAACGAAGTCCGCAGCCGGCCAGCAGGGCCCGGCGACAACGGCAACGCCGGCGGATGCAAAGAAGAAGGAAGCGAAAAAGACTGAGCCGGCGAAGCAATAGGATTTGTCAAACAGGATTTATAGTGAAGGGGAGTGAAAGCTCCCCTTTTTTATTGCCGGAAGGAATGCTATTTTATGTGCGATAGTCAAGATTCCCGGTGATGCTTTAATTGCTTTTTATTATTATCAACTCAATCCAACCGTATTCTTCCCGTCCATAATAATCAACCCCTCAAAAAACTCCCTCGCCTCCCCGGTGCATTTGAACGGCCGCGGGCTCTTTCCCGCGCCGATGAAGAACCCCACTTCGTAGGCGACGGAGCCCGCCCGTATTTCCTGTCCGTCAACGTGTACGCCCATGGTGTCGAGGCGGCAGTTCTTCCAATAGGGAGGGGAGTTTCGGGCGGATGAGGGAAGGTACACAAGGCCCTTGGTGCGGCCCCAGAGGAACTGGAACAGAAGGCGGCTCTCGACGCTGGCCCAGAATGACGGGCAGGGGACCTCCTTGAACACCTTGAGGGACGGCGTGAACGTCTCGCGGAGCGAGCCGCTGGAGAATTCGACGCGGTGTTTGGTCCAGATGTCGTTGACAATATAGACAGGCGAGAGGATCTGGTCCTCGAGCCGCACGTCTTTTTCAGCCACGATCCTGTCGAACACCACGAGGCCCTCGTCGGCCCAGGTGACCACGCGCGCGTCCCTGCGCAGCAGTTTTTCGCCCGCCGCGTTAAGGTAAGAGATGCGGCCCATGGTTTCGAACCCGTCTTTCTGGAACCGGTCGCTGTGGTACACGACTTCCCATTGCTTGACACGGTCGGACACGGCCGGGATGCCGAGCATGGCGGCCCTGTGCTGCATAATGAGCTCGGGGTAGCTGTGCAGGTTGAGCCCCACCATGGGATGGCCGCCCAGCGCCTTCCACGCCACGCTGCGCGTCATGCGCACGTTCCGGCGGTAGCACACTTCCACGTACGGATAGATGTGCCGCGTGTCAACGGCGTTCTCGAGCTGGCCCGCGCTGTAAAACCTGAATTCTTCGGGAAAGGGCAGCACGGCAAGCATGGCGAGCTCGAAGCCCACCTGGCTCTGGAAAAAAAGTTCCCAGCCCTCATGCGCGGGCGTGAAACCAAGCACCCACGGCGGTCCTGATTTTTCCTGCGAGGCAAGCTGGCCGTCCATCCAGGTGAGGAGTTTGTTCGTGATCGAAAGCGCGCGCGGGTCGTTGTTCCACAGGCCCCAGGCAAGGGCGAACGGCCGGGGCAGGAAGTAGGGCAGGTCCTGGCCGCCGGGCGCGTAGAACATGCCGTTGGGAAGGCAGAACCGAAGCAGCAGGTCGAACGTTTCCTGGTGGTTCTTGCGCCTGAAATATTCCGGCACAGGGTTCTTGTGCAGCGTGTAGGCGGCCATGGACAGCGCCACCCACATGCCGTAGCACAGGATTTCGGGATGGAAAAACCCGTGGTTCTCTGCGGTCATGTCGGAAAACAGCGTCTGCGTTGTTGCGAAATGGGAAACAGAATGTTCGAGATATTCCGAGTGATCGGCCTTGTCGGCCTGCGACGTGGCGATGTTGAGCGCCCAGACTGCGCCGGCGCGCTTCCAGCGCCCGGCGTTGGGATTGTTGGGGCACAAATTTATGGCCCAGCTCAGGCACAAGGCGTCGATGGCGTTTTCCTCGATCTTGGTGTCAACGTCGCACCCGCTGGGCGGCGGCACGCCGATGAACCGGTCGGCCTCGAAGGCGGCCACGCGCTTTACTTTTTCAACAAGCTCCGGTCCCAGAACATCCTGCGCGAGGCGGCAGCACAGGCCGAGCAGCGCGGCCCACAGGCCGCTGCGCCAGTTCTCCCCCCAGCGCTTGCGTCCCAGGAATGTCTCGACGTCGCGGTTGCCGGCGAGGTGGGTGTCGCACGCCCATGCAACGCCCTTCCGCAGCATATCGTCAAGGCGTTCCTTTGACAGGTGCGGCTCAAGCAGACACGTCTCGCTTCTGTAAACATATGCGGCGAGGAGGCACAGCGTCTGCAGGTGCGGGCGCAGCACATATTCGACCACCGGCGACGATGACGCCACCGAACGCATGTTGAAGGCGGCGGGGTCTGTGGCGCCGAACATGCCGGTGCCGTCGCCGAGGTCGTGCCACGACGCGAGATAGTAGTCGAGGCCGTGCAGCAGCAGCTGCAGGATGGGGCGGGGCTCGAGCTTTTCTTCAAAGTGAAGCGTCATAGCGGTTCAGGAGCGTTCTGGGGAAAGCGGATGGTCCATGGGATACACCGAGATCTGGCCGGCACCGGCGTCGTCGCCGCATTTTTTCGCGAACTCGCGTGCCGTGTTCGAGTCGTACAGCACCACAAAGCCGTCGCCGAAAAAATGCGGCCGCCTCTCGCCCTGAAGCCAGGAAAAATATTTATCAACTTGGTTCCGAAGGAACGAGCCGTCCTGTCCCGAATACCCGATGCCGATGTAGGCCATAGCGGGATTAATCCTTTACATAGAAAAGATCCCCGCAGAGACACAGAGGGCACAGAGAAAAACAAAATTGGAAATTGCAGGTTGAAAGCGACAAAACAAATAATTAACCTTAAACTTTCAACTTCCAACGTTGAACTATGTATGTTTTCTGCGACTCGGCGGTGATGGTTCACTCAACTGAGATGCGCAATAGAAAAATATGTTGTCGCCAAGAGCAGTGAACAGTGTTGACGGAAACCTCACGCAGGTCCGGTCAACCATTGACAAAATAAAAATTGAAAAACCGCATCACGAAAAAAGGTTACTTGAAGTAATGTCCTTCGGGTATTATTTTTATGTCCCTGTGGGGCTGTAGCTCAGCTGGGAGAGCGGTTGGTTCGCAATCAACAGGCCAGGGGTTCAATCCCCCTCAGCTCCACCACTTCTTTTTTCTTCCCCGTTGAGAGCCCCAAGCCATGCGCTGTCCCATCTGCAACACTGAAAATCACGTTGCGTTTTCCGCAACAGTGATCACCAAATACGCCGTATCGTATTTCTCGTGCGGAAATTGCGGTTTTGTCCACACCCAAGAGCCGTATTGGCTCGAGGAAGTTTACAAAGAGGCGCATAACGACGAAGACACGGGTTCGCTTCAGCGGAACCTTTTTCTTTCAAAGATCGTCCCGTCCGTCATTTTCTCGTTTTTCAATCCTCATGGCCGGTTCCTTGATTTCGGCGGCGGCCACGGCGTGTTCTGCAGGCTTATGCGGGATCAAGGATTTGATTATTTCTGGAAGGACGCATACGCAAAGAACATTTTCTCACGCGGTTTTGAACTTTCAGAACATAACGGCCCTGTTGAAATGGTGACCGCCATCGAGTGCTTCGAGCATTTTCCCCGGCCGGTCGAGGAGATCCAATCAATGCTTGCGACCTCGGCGAATATTTTTTTTACCACGGATCTGCTTCCCTCGCCGGTGCCAGGAGCCGGCCAATGGTACTATTACGCACCTACCCACGGCCAGCATATTTCGTTTTATTCACTTAAGACGCTTTCGTTTCTCGCCGCACATTTCGGATTGAACGTGTATTCCAATGGTTCTAACATTCATTTGTTCACAAAAAAGAAATTGACGGATTCAAAATTCAAGAGAGCGCTCAAAACGGGATTTCTCGTGCGCCAGAAAATACGCATGATGATGAAAAGCAGGACGAAGCAAGACGAGGAGTTGATAATTGCGAGGAAGAAACAAGGCGGAAAAGTAACAAAGTGACGAAGATTATTCAGTCAAGAAGAATTTATTTGTCTATAACATTTATTGATCGGAATAAAAGATGGGTTCCCGATTTCGCGGGAATGGCACAATAAGTAATGCCATCTGGTTACTGGAGGACTAATAAATCTGGTGCTGGAAGATATTTTTAAGGAGATTGCCTCGTCGAAGACTCCTCGCAATGACCCCCCTACCAAAACAGCTACCGCTCGCGGGTGCGCCCAAAAAATAGCGGTCAGAGATCGGCAGTCAGCGGTCACAGATCGGAATCAATTTGCGTAATGCGGTATTGATAAAGTGGACTCGCGTGGCATCTACATCGGTTTATTCACTATCGCTCGCCAGCGGTAGGCAGGACTGGAGGGTGAGCCAGAGCGAATTGCCGACCGACCCGAAGCCCGAAGTTTACTGAGGGCGAGGGGAACGCACAACATTGTATTAATTTCTTATGCTATCTTTCTGTCAACCTTCAACCCGATCACCGGCTCGATCTTCCTCAATATCACGTCGCGGGTGATGAGGCATTCCTTCACGTCGTCGCGCGAGGGGATGTCGAACATGATGGTGATGAGCACGCTCTCCAGCACGCTGCGCAGGCCGCGGGCGCCGGTTTTTTTTGCAAGCGCGATCTTCACCACTTCGCGCAAGGCGTCCATGGAAAACGTGAGGCGGATGCCTTCCATAGCGAACAGCTTTTGGAACTGCTTGGTGAGCGCGTTTTTCGGCTCGGTGAGGATCTTAAGCAGGGCCTCGTCGTCGAGCTGGTCGAGCCCGAACACCGCAGGCACCCTGCCCACGATTTCCGGGATCATGCCGTATTTGATGAGGTCGTCGGGTTCCACTTTACGGAGGAGAGCGCCGATCGAGTTGCCGTGCCGGCGCCTTAGCTCCGCGTTGAACCCCATGCGGCTCTGGCCGATTCGAGCCTCGATGATGTCCTCGAGCCCCACGTAGGCGCCGCCGCAGATGAACAGGATGTCGCGCGTGTTGATGGGGATCAGGTTCTGCTCCGGGTGCTTGCGGCCTCCCTTGGGCGGCACGTTGGCGATGGTGCCTTCAAGAATTTTGAGCATGGCCTGCTGTACGCCCTCGCCCGACACGTCGCGCGTAATGGACGGGTTGGGCGACTTCCGGGCGATCTTGTCGAATTCGTCTATGTAAATGATGCCCTTTTCCGCCTTGGCAACCTCGTAGTTTGCAACCTGCAGAAGGCGCACGAGCATGTTTTCCACGTCCTCGCCCACATAGCCGGCCTCGGTATAGACCGTGGCGTCAACAATGGTGAAAGGCACCTTGAGCATTTTCGCGAGCGTCTGCGCGATGAGCGTCTTGCCCGTGCCCGTGGGGCCGATGAGCAGGATGTTGCTTTTTTCGATCTCCACGCCGTCGTCGGTTGCCTGCGAGCGCGACAGGATGCGCTTGAAATGGTTGTACGCGGCCACGCACACGCCTTTTTTCACCTCGTCCTGGCCGATCACGTACTGGTCGAGGAACGCCTTCATCTCCCGCGGCGTGGGCAGCGAATCGAGCGCAAGGTCGCCCGGCGTCTTCGCCTTGTCCTCCCGCAGGATCTCGTTGCACATCTCCACGCACTCGTCGCAGATGTGGACCGACGGTCCGGTGATGAGCTTTGCCACCGCGTCCGCGCTCTTGCCGCAGAAGCTGCACTTGATGCCGGGGTACTTGGGCTTAGAGGTCATGTTATTTTTCCCGTTTGGTAAGAATTTCGTCTATGATGCCATAGGCCTTTGCCTCGTTGACGTCCATGAAGAAATTGCGGTCGGTGTCCTTGCGGATCACGTCGATGGGTTGGCCCGTGTGCTTCACGAGGATCTCGTTGAGCGATTCCTTGACGCGCATGATTTCCTTGGCGTGGATCGCGATGTCGGCTGCCTGGCCGCCGGCGCCGCCCGCCGGCTGGTGCAGCATGATGCGCGAGTGGGGCAGCGCGTACCGCTTGCCCTTGGCGCCGGCGGCGAGCAGAATGGCGCCCATGCTCGCTGCCTGGCCGATGCAGATGGTGCACACGTTGGGCTTGATGTATTGGATGGTGTCGTAGATGGCGAGCCCGGCCGAAACAATGCCGCCCGGCGAGTTGATGTAGATGGTGATGTCCTTGTCGTCGTCCTCGTATTCGAGGAAGATGAGCTGGGCCATCACGAGATCGGCGATGGTCTCGTCGATTTCCTGGGCGAGAAAGATGATGCGCTCTTTGAGCAGCCGCGAATAAATGTCATACGAGCGCTCTCCGCGGCCGGTCTGTTCGACTACTATTGGGACAAGTGACATAGTATTCCTCTTCTTTCCAGTTCTTATGATGTCATGATAAATTTGGTTTTGTCAAGTTAAATAAATTTCAAATTTATTTGGGCGTTCCCCTCGCCCTCAGTAAACTTCGGGCTTCGGGCCGACCCTCCTTCCGGTCCACCCCTTCGGGTGCTTCTCCCTCGTCAGGGATTTCCAAGGGTCACAAGGGTCGTCGTCCTTCTGCTCGGGCTGCCACGGCCCCTGTATGCCTGAGGGCGAGGGCCGGGCAGCACCGCTCTCCAGAGCGGCCTCCAGTCCTGCCTAACGCGGCGGCGGAGATCTAGTTCGTCAACGACCTGCCTTGGCGCCAATCGAACAAAAACTTCTTATCGGACAAGATGGCATTCTCTTGTTTTACTTTCAACCTTCAGCTTTCAACTTGTCACCGGATTCCTCTATTTTCCCAGGTGTATATTCACCTATCAAGAAATCCAGCGTTTTTTGTTCTCTTATATCGGCTCTGATCCGGTTTGTGGTGCCGTTTTCCCGCAGCCGTTGCTTGAGCTGCTCGAACGGCTGCTTGTAGGCGTCGGCAAGCGCCTGAACCTGGCGGTCCACCTCCTCCTGCGTCGCTTTGATCTTCTCCTGCGCCGCGACAAAGTCGATGATCTTGTACCGCATGATGCCGCGCTCGGCGGTTGCCCGGTATTTCTGTTCGAGTTCCTCGCGCGTGGGCGGCGCCTCACCCGGACGCAGGTAGCGCGTCACCTCATCGGCCATGTGGTCGAGGTAGGCCTGGATGCGCGCCTCGGGAACCTCGAAATGGTTTTTGTCAATCAGTTTCTCTATTGCCTTGCCGTACGCCTCGTTCTTGGCGCGTTCCTTCTCGCGTCGCTCAAGGTCTTTGCGCACGGCCTCGCTTAAAGCGCCGGCGTCCGCGAAATCGCCGAGCTTCTTGAGGAATTCAGGCGTGAGCTCCGGCACCACCTTCTCCTTCACGGCATTGATCTTTACGGAAAAGAAAGCGTCCTTGCCAGCGAGGTCCTTGGTGGAGAAATCCTTGGGAAACCTGATGGCAATGTCGACCGCCTCTCCGGCGGAATGTCCGATGATGCCCTTGTCAAAGTCCTTTATTTCGCCGGCGCCGAGCTCGATGGGATACTTGGGATTTGAAAAGTCCTTGCGCTCAACGCCGTCGATGACGACCTTGAAGTATTCGATGGCGACGCTGTCGCCTTTTTCGGCGGGCCGGGAAACGTCTCTCAATTCGGCGTTGCGCTGCCGCAGGTCTTCCACCGCCTTTTCCACGTCGCCGTCCTTGATTTTCTTCGGGTCCGCGCTGATGCCGAGGTTCTGGTAGCCCCTGATCTCCACCGGCGGGTCGATCTCGAATTCGACGGTGAAGGAGACCGGCGCGCCCTCGTCGGCCTTCAAGTTGCTGATCTTTCCTTTACTGATGGGAAATATCGAATGCTGCTTGCAGGCGTCCTCAAACGAGCGCTCGACAAGGTCCTCCACGCTCTCGGAGTAAATGGACTTGCCGAAACGGCTCCTGATAAGGTTGGGCGGCGTTTTCCCGGGCCTGAACCCGGGCAGCGCCGCTTTTCGGGTGTACGTTGCCAGCTTTTTGGTAAATTCGCTTTCAACTTCTTCCTTGGGAATCTCGATGTCGAGGATCCGGATGAATGATTTTGGCTCTGAGACGGATACCTTCAAAAAATCCTCCTGTCAATGTTGACCGATGATAGGTTCACCCTTCCCCGTTCAAGGTTCAGAGGCCCCCCCGTTCAGGGTTAAAGATTTAAAAAGGAGAGCACCGAATGTTGAACCGTGCAGCCCTGTTTATTGCGAGAAGGGGGACTCGAACCCCCACAGGTTTCCCTACGAGATCCTAAGTCTCGCGCGTCTGCCAGTTCCGCCATCCTCGCAAAGAAAGGAAAAACCTTGTTTAAAAAATAACTCATACGGCCGGCGGCCTACAAACTTTTATGCGTCTATCGAGAGGTGTTAAACGAAAACCGGAGCCATATCCTGTGCTGCGATAGGTCGACCTTGGGGTCGGTGGAGAGCGGCTGGCTGTATTGGTAGGTGTAAAGGTAATCCAGGGTTACCGATTGGGCGATGCGCCAGGAGACCGTGGTGTTCACCCAATACGTGGGGCGCAGCATGTGCTCCTTGATTATCGGGATGATGGGAAATTGAACGATCACCTCTCCTTCGGCGGTAATCCACCGTTCGAGCCGCAAAGCCGCGTTGATTGAAGTTTCGGGACCGTAGGAAATGACGGTGTTATCGCGTTCTTGTTGCACCACCTTGTAATTTCCATGAAAACGCGACAAAAGGGAATCGAGCGTGTCCCGCGTAAATATCGACCGCGGGTCCTGTTCCTTGGTCTTTATGGCCCCGGTGTCCACGTCCTGGAATTGGTCCCAGGTATTCCGCTGCGAATAGCCGAAACCGACCTTAAATTTGCCGTCAAATACGCCGGAGGTGATCGCATCGACATTCGCGCCGATGCCGAGTTCGATGTCCATTGGAGAAAATGAGGGCTTGAGCCTTTTCGCCTGAGCCGTGGAATCGGCTCCCGTGATCACCGAATCGGCGCCGGTAAGCAAAAACATATGGTATTGCGACGATTCCTGGAACCGGTCGTACACGGGAAAAAAATTTGTCTCGAATTGCATGCGGCCGTATGGGCCGAGCCAGGGCATGAACCGCCAGACATAGAGGGAATACACCCTGAAATCGTCCGACGTGTTGTTGATCTCTGTTACCCGTAAATTTGTAAAGTTGAATTCCTCATCAAAAAAGAATTTCGTGTCCCATTCCCCCTTGCCCAGCGAATGGTTGACGCGAAGGTTGGTGAGAAACACGATGGCCGAGTTGTTCGTGTCGTTGCTGGTGTTGAAGAGGATGCTGCCGCCGAGGTCGAGCCCGTACCGCCAGTGGGACGCGAACCGGCGCGACGCTTCGCTGGCGACGGTGACGCCGCCACTGGTGATTTTGCCGGTCACGGAATCCTCCACCACG is a window of Chitinivibrionales bacterium DNA encoding:
- a CDS encoding right-handed parallel beta-helix repeat-containing protein encodes the protein MKLSVQAMLLAVAVFAAGPWAAPRKIVVPANAPTIQKALDEADEGDTVFVSNGTYKESIVMKDNVVLEGQDAEKTIIHGNASKPVVEGANRAVIRNFTIEHGSTGIICKNTNPVIEHNIVRSNRTGVHALISLPEIKNNIIYGNEWTGLYCELITNSQRTSIDHNFIGENNYSGIMLAHKSEVLIQNTILFNNKQYGIYVNEDSKRSRIVYNDFWGNRNSYNMYAVINETNIAKDPGLNEMGVKDFSFADFGGKNYPLAGLGKSGGDIGPMSEAALNRMRIDTDGDGIPDDVDQCPDVPEDRDGFQDEDGCPDFDNDNDGIYDAQDKCPNEPEDYDGYQDEDGCPDPDNDGDGIPDKLDKCPNIPEDIDGYEDDDGCPDGGGPGKMPATGAAPAKTGVTATKSAAGQQGPATTATPADAKKKEAKKTEPAKQ
- a CDS encoding class I SAM-dependent methyltransferase codes for the protein MRCPICNTENHVAFSATVITKYAVSYFSCGNCGFVHTQEPYWLEEVYKEAHNDEDTGSLQRNLFLSKIVPSVIFSFFNPHGRFLDFGGGHGVFCRLMRDQGFDYFWKDAYAKNIFSRGFELSEHNGPVEMVTAIECFEHFPRPVEEIQSMLATSANIFFTTDLLPSPVPGAGQWYYYAPTHGQHISFYSLKTLSFLAAHFGLNVYSNGSNIHLFTKKKLTDSKFKRALKTGFLVRQKIRMMMKSRTKQDEELIIARKKQGGKVTK
- the clpX gene encoding ATP-dependent Clp protease ATP-binding subunit ClpX, producing the protein MTSKPKYPGIKCSFCGKSADAVAKLITGPSVHICDECVEMCNEILREDKAKTPGDLALDSLPTPREMKAFLDQYVIGQDEVKKGVCVAAYNHFKRILSRSQATDDGVEIEKSNILLIGPTGTGKTLIAQTLAKMLKVPFTIVDATVYTEAGYVGEDVENMLVRLLQVANYEVAKAEKGIIYIDEFDKIARKSPNPSITRDVSGEGVQQAMLKILEGTIANVPPKGGRKHPEQNLIPINTRDILFICGGAYVGLEDIIEARIGQSRMGFNAELRRRHGNSIGALLRKVEPDDLIKYGMIPEIVGRVPAVFGLDQLDDEALLKILTEPKNALTKQFQKLFAMEGIRLTFSMDALREVVKIALAKKTGARGLRSVLESVLITIMFDIPSRDDVKECLITRDVILRKIEPVIGLKVDRKIA
- the clpP gene encoding ATP-dependent Clp endopeptidase proteolytic subunit ClpP is translated as MYHDIIRTGKKRNTMSLVPIVVEQTGRGERSYDIYSRLLKERIIFLAQEIDETIADLVMAQLIFLEYEDDDKDITIYINSPGGIVSAGLAIYDTIQYIKPNVCTICIGQAASMGAILLAAGAKGKRYALPHSRIMLHQPAGGAGGQAADIAIHAKEIMRVKESLNEILVKHTGQPIDVIRKDTDRNFFMDVNEAKAYGIIDEILTKREK
- the tig gene encoding trigger factor codes for the protein MKVSVSEPKSFIRILDIEIPKEEVESEFTKKLATYTRKAALPGFRPGKTPPNLIRSRFGKSIYSESVEDLVERSFEDACKQHSIFPISKGKISNLKADEGAPVSFTVEFEIDPPVEIRGYQNLGISADPKKIKDGDVEKAVEDLRQRNAELRDVSRPAEKGDSVAIEYFKVVIDGVERKDFSNPKYPIELGAGEIKDFDKGIIGHSAGEAVDIAIRFPKDFSTKDLAGKDAFFSVKINAVKEKVVPELTPEFLKKLGDFADAGALSEAVRKDLERREKERAKNEAYGKAIEKLIDKNHFEVPEARIQAYLDHMADEVTRYLRPGEAPPTREELEQKYRATAERGIMRYKIIDFVAAQEKIKATQEEVDRQVQALADAYKQPFEQLKQRLRENGTTNRIRADIREQKTLDFLIGEYTPGKIEESGDKLKAEG